Proteins encoded by one window of Sulfurospirillum barnesii SES-3:
- a CDS encoding class I SAM-dependent methyltransferase, whose amino-acid sequence MHKKALEYLVCPSCQRDFELKDVVEESGCIKEGKLFCPSCQASFKIHNFIPRFVEDQEYVASFGEEWHLFKHVKNTRPLMSKDEMNQYMGLKKEDIENKEVLEIGCGAGPYLDISAREFHAKHIIGIDLSRAVDAAYENVGHLDNVTIIQANLFRLPLRKKSFDVVYSLGVLHHTPDTHKAFEAIAPFVKTRGLLSIWLYGAYWLKKSVNQDRIRKLFTSKMSPMALYRFSIIASWLYYLYKIPFIGHAFRETLPIAMDKDRHVRALNTYDLYSPTYINRHYVDEVYRWFSEEGFEKIEPCHYILGMKGYKREV is encoded by the coding sequence ATGCATAAAAAAGCATTAGAGTATTTGGTGTGCCCTTCTTGCCAGCGTGATTTTGAACTTAAAGATGTTGTTGAAGAGAGTGGCTGCATCAAAGAGGGAAAACTTTTTTGTCCATCGTGTCAAGCATCGTTTAAAATTCATAACTTTATTCCTCGTTTTGTAGAAGATCAAGAATATGTGGCATCTTTTGGGGAAGAGTGGCATCTTTTTAAACATGTGAAAAATACGAGACCTTTGATGTCAAAAGATGAAATGAACCAATATATGGGACTTAAAAAAGAAGATATTGAAAATAAAGAAGTTCTTGAGATTGGTTGTGGGGCAGGTCCTTATTTGGATATAAGTGCAAGAGAATTTCATGCAAAGCATATTATTGGTATTGATTTGAGTCGTGCTGTGGACGCTGCTTATGAAAATGTAGGACATTTGGACAATGTAACGATAATTCAAGCCAATCTTTTTAGGCTTCCTTTGCGAAAAAAAAGTTTTGATGTGGTGTATTCTTTGGGTGTTTTGCACCATACACCAGATACGCATAAAGCCTTTGAAGCTATTGCCCCTTTTGTGAAGACTAGAGGGCTTTTAAGTATTTGGTTGTATGGAGCGTATTGGCTAAAGAAAAGTGTCAATCAAGATAGAATTAGAAAGCTTTTTACTTCTAAAATGTCGCCGATGGCGCTGTATCGTTTTTCCATCATCGCCTCATGGCTTTATTATCTCTACAAAATTCCTTTTATAGGGCATGCGTTTAGGGAAACATTGCCGATTGCGATGGATAAAGACCGTCATGTGAGGGCACTCAATACCTATGATCTTTACAGCCCAACGTATATCAATCGGCATTATGTTGATGAGGTGTATCGATGGTTTAGCGAAGAAGGGTTTGAAAAAATTGAGCCGTGTCATTATATTTTGGGTATGAAAGGCTATAAGCGTGAAGTGTAA
- a CDS encoding FkbM family methyltransferase, whose protein sequence is MKCNSPYIFKIADIPEDRSLILYGGGHAGRILIALLRIYRPHQLISYIVDDAHVGDIDGIAIISSAELEQIYIPEYLVLVSVLLCENILSVLERMNIRHYALIRLNYPHDLKECEALAKMHQDSYAITPRYSSIQEYHKGYFERVIEIFEKEEDSALYSMIVHNWHKRNFDVRDYYVHHFPFIGRHYLEHLDFSDVKVMIEGGLADGINTIEFLHVMPKIEKIYGFEPLYNAYEHPHKTYLNANPKVQILTQGLWHENTTLAIDTSSDLPLASVSTLEEVNFSSHLEIEVVSIDSFVEERKIEKIDFIKFDIEGAELNALRGAYKTLQKDRPKLAISIYHSYEDLYQIALFLNETLKNYSYRLGQYHYDLGETVLYAFPKESNTATTCEKELLFKRV, encoded by the coding sequence GTGAAGTGTAATTCCCCTTATATTTTTAAAATAGCGGATATTCCAGAAGATCGTTCGCTTATCCTATACGGCGGGGGACATGCTGGAAGAATTTTAATAGCTCTTTTGCGTATATATCGCCCACATCAGCTCATCAGCTATATTGTTGATGATGCACATGTTGGTGACATAGATGGTATAGCGATTATCTCTTCTGCTGAACTTGAACAAATATATATACCAGAATATTTGGTTTTGGTTTCTGTGCTTTTATGTGAGAATATTTTAAGTGTATTGGAGCGAATGAATATAAGGCATTATGCATTGATTCGCTTGAATTATCCCCATGATTTAAAAGAGTGTGAGGCACTAGCAAAAATGCATCAAGACTCTTATGCTATCACTCCTAGATATAGTTCGATACAAGAGTATCATAAAGGATATTTTGAGCGTGTCATAGAGATATTTGAAAAAGAAGAAGATAGCGCTTTATACAGTATGATAGTTCATAATTGGCATAAGCGAAATTTTGATGTGAGAGATTATTATGTTCATCATTTTCCTTTTATAGGAAGGCATTATTTAGAGCATTTGGATTTTTCTGATGTTAAGGTAATGATAGAAGGTGGGTTGGCTGATGGAATCAATACCATTGAATTCTTACATGTCATGCCAAAGATAGAAAAAATATATGGGTTTGAACCTCTGTACAATGCCTATGAACATCCGCATAAAACGTATTTAAATGCAAATCCAAAAGTGCAGATTTTAACGCAAGGGCTTTGGCATGAAAACACTACATTAGCCATAGATACATCCAGTGATCTTCCCCTTGCGAGTGTGAGCACTTTAGAGGAAGTTAATTTCTCTTCTCATCTTGAAATTGAGGTGGTAAGTATAGATAGTTTTGTGGAAGAGCGAAAGATTGAAAAAATTGATTTTATCAAATTTGACATTGAAGGCGCAGAATTAAATGCGCTTAGAGGAGCTTATAAAACCCTTCAAAAAGATAGACCAAAATTAGCCATTTCGATTTATCATTCTTATGAAGATTTGTACCAAATCGCCCTTTTTTTAAATGAAACACTCAAAAATTATAGTTATCGTTTAGGGCAGTACCATTATGATTTAGGGGAGACGGTGTTGTATGCTTTTCCTAAGGAGTCCAATACCGCCACGACATGTGAAAAAGAATTATTATTTAAAAGGGTTTAA
- a CDS encoding radical SAM/SPASM domain-containing protein yields MVISETHKKKLLAIEKNLEQHAFPPQIVVETTSVCNMKCAHCNHKIMKRPKFHMSNDIYCKIIDEIALLAPDTEVWPTFYGEAFTLGDKLFERLCYARDKGLRNLVLNSNGKLLGRKDYIDQILTSGLKRFILSLDGFKKETFERIRVGGNRDKIYANVEKLLSRKKELGLEFPIIQCQFSAIDDNALEVAAFKDFWEVRGAEVKVRNMLSWTNSGDVVASNLDYETDFRIACPWGNNTMAIHANGNIVACAVDYEGNFVAGNVEEKSLKDIWQHDHYQKLRKIHREHRWNELPEVCKTCPDWQAVGAEYYENKTLGETKEEARPFWWKHREDS; encoded by the coding sequence ATGGTTATATCAGAAACGCATAAGAAGAAATTACTCGCCATTGAGAAAAATTTAGAGCAGCACGCTTTCCCACCTCAGATTGTAGTAGAAACAACTTCTGTGTGTAATATGAAATGTGCACATTGTAATCATAAAATAATGAAACGTCCAAAATTTCATATGAGTAATGATATATATTGCAAAATTATTGATGAAATTGCTCTTCTAGCACCCGATACCGAGGTGTGGCCTACTTTTTATGGCGAGGCATTTACTTTGGGAGATAAACTTTTTGAAAGATTGTGTTACGCAAGAGATAAAGGGCTTCGCAATCTCGTTTTAAATTCAAATGGTAAATTATTGGGTCGCAAAGATTATATTGATCAGATTTTAACATCAGGACTTAAGCGTTTTATTCTCTCCTTAGATGGGTTTAAAAAAGAGACGTTTGAGCGTATTCGTGTGGGTGGAAATCGTGATAAGATATACGCAAATGTCGAAAAGTTACTGTCTCGAAAAAAAGAGTTAGGGCTTGAATTTCCTATTATACAATGTCAGTTTTCAGCCATTGATGATAATGCTTTAGAAGTTGCTGCGTTTAAAGATTTTTGGGAAGTAAGAGGTGCTGAGGTAAAAGTTCGAAATATGCTTTCGTGGACAAATAGTGGCGATGTGGTTGCAAGTAATTTAGACTATGAAACTGATTTTAGGATTGCGTGTCCTTGGGGAAATAATACAATGGCAATTCACGCAAATGGCAATATCGTCGCATGTGCAGTTGATTATGAAGGAAATTTTGTAGCTGGAAATGTTGAAGAAAAAAGTTTAAAAGATATTTGGCAACATGATCATTATCAAAAGCTTCGTAAAATTCATAGGGAGCATCGCTGGAATGAATTGCCAGAAGTTTGTAAAACGTGTCCTGATTGGCAAGCGGTTGGTGCTGAATATTATGAAAATAAAACTTTAGGTGAAACGAAAGAAGAAGCTAGACCTTTTTGGTGGAAACATCGTGAAGATAGTTAG
- a CDS encoding GNAT family N-acetyltransferase: MKIVSLKENIVWLENYVALRNQYAKALFSSEMNSDETRDWLNNRDIEVLIAIENDALLGVGILYLNKKGEITLFVKKPNQGIAKLLLEKLQDYANQKNLLELWAWVHDENKASQKFFINNGFIDFSKENKTVNTTTYSGIIYKYRLD; the protein is encoded by the coding sequence GTGAAGATAGTTAGTTTAAAGGAAAATATCGTTTGGCTAGAGAATTATGTAGCGTTGAGAAATCAATATGCTAAGGCACTTTTTTCTTCTGAAATGAATAGTGATGAAACGAGAGATTGGCTTAACAATAGAGATATTGAGGTTTTGATAGCCATAGAAAATGATGCGCTTTTAGGAGTGGGAATTTTATACCTTAACAAAAAAGGTGAAATAACACTCTTTGTCAAAAAGCCAAATCAAGGTATAGCCAAACTTCTTTTAGAAAAACTACAAGACTATGCAAATCAAAAAAATTTGCTTGAGCTTTGGGCATGGGTACACGATGAAAATAAAGCTTCCCAAAAGTTTTTTATCAACAATGGATTTATAGATTTTAGTAAAGAAAATAAGACTGTTAATACAACAACATATTCAGGAATAATATACAAATACAGATTGGATTAA
- a CDS encoding class I SAM-dependent methyltransferase: MICPVCKTSIVNSKHIWKYEFSEIIQCNFCGVVHHVRNSTLYKEQVFATYSKNSWGNFNKEDYDSNLASVQIAQHADRMKFNLQFFQEFISFDNKKSILDIGAGIGLLEFIVEQTNEKLADMNFVLLEPIAENYQILRERYSNYVVLNGHLEEYENIESVYDVIFCQGVDYLFNDIDKSFSLLHRLLKDDGLLFISRNVFIDMPCYFGGEKIDTLQKLFSPNPLINIFFLETHYREFLEKNFEILSSKEYLEKYGKGLAVGKSYNYVLKKKSLIYDQSAIMNQDFKEVYDIAIQKLSVNKK; this comes from the coding sequence ATGATTTGCCCAGTTTGTAAAACGTCCATAGTCAATTCTAAGCATATTTGGAAATATGAATTTAGTGAAATTATTCAATGTAATTTTTGTGGCGTCGTTCATCATGTTAGAAATAGCACTTTATATAAAGAGCAAGTGTTTGCTACCTATAGCAAAAATAGTTGGGGTAATTTTAATAAAGAGGATTATGATTCAAATTTAGCATCAGTTCAAATTGCTCAGCATGCGGATAGAATGAAATTTAATCTACAATTTTTTCAAGAGTTTATATCGTTTGATAACAAAAAATCAATTTTGGATATTGGTGCGGGTATTGGCTTGCTTGAGTTTATTGTTGAGCAGACAAATGAAAAACTTGCAGATATGAATTTCGTATTATTAGAGCCGATAGCTGAAAATTATCAAATTTTAAGAGAGCGTTATTCTAATTATGTTGTTCTTAATGGGCATTTAGAAGAGTATGAAAATATTGAGTCTGTTTATGATGTAATATTCTGTCAAGGAGTAGATTATCTTTTTAATGATATAGATAAGTCTTTTTCACTGTTACATAGATTATTGAAAGATGATGGCTTATTATTTATATCAAGAAATGTTTTTATTGATATGCCTTGTTATTTTGGAGGAGAAAAAATAGATACTTTGCAAAAACTTTTTTCTCCCAATCCTTTAATTAATATATTTTTTCTTGAAACTCATTATAGAGAATTTTTAGAAAAGAATTTTGAAATTTTATCTTCAAAAGAGTATTTAGAAAAATATGGAAAAGGATTAGCCGTTGGTAAAAGCTACAACTATGTATTAAAGAAAAAATCTTTAATTTATGATCAATCAGCAATAATGAATCAAGATTTTAAAGAAGTATATGATATTGCTATACAAAAGTTATCTGTAAATAAAAAATAA
- a CDS encoding class I SAM-dependent methyltransferase has protein sequence MSVFIPSLLLDMIVENNLKLHKELIPFGSKKEIENYFLSLCEMNELPRFEKFFTSKKEDRRYLEIGSGFGFNLINAIQSGYNIVGIEPGRSIGFEDRFNLALKLIEANGISPAEQYIYDMVAENLSQFDNETFDMVFSIAVLEHVLDIKKSLSEAQRVLKQQGIMYMNIPNYNSFFEGHYNMLWIPYVLLYKPFAKVYVRFRGRSDFFIDELNFTTPSLIDALAHEVLKEGRYYILPHFDGWLGKFGFYYYFLRTELPTNNSFLLFIRKKSWLKFLANSVVSVVVKTGMSLGLCKVFNVLYIKDEQGFKGRFYA, from the coding sequence ATGAGTGTTTTCATCCCCTCTTTATTGCTTGATATGATTGTTGAAAACAATTTGAAGTTACATAAGGAGTTGATACCTTTTGGCTCTAAAAAAGAAATTGAAAACTATTTTTTATCGCTTTGTGAAATGAATGAATTACCTCGTTTTGAAAAGTTTTTTACCAGCAAAAAAGAAGATAGGCGTTATCTTGAAATCGGAAGTGGTTTTGGGTTTAATCTTATCAATGCAATTCAATCAGGCTATAACATCGTAGGCATTGAGCCTGGGAGAAGCATAGGTTTTGAAGATAGATTCAATCTCGCTCTGAAGCTTATAGAAGCAAACGGCATTAGCCCTGCTGAACAGTATATCTACGATATGGTGGCAGAAAATTTAAGTCAATTTGATAATGAAACATTCGATATGGTTTTTAGCATTGCTGTATTGGAGCACGTTTTAGACATAAAAAAATCATTGAGTGAGGCACAAAGGGTTTTAAAGCAACAAGGCATTATGTATATGAATATTCCAAACTATAACTCTTTTTTTGAAGGACATTATAATATGCTTTGGATTCCTTATGTATTACTTTATAAGCCTTTTGCAAAAGTATATGTTAGGTTTAGAGGAAGGTCTGATTTTTTTATTGATGAGCTTAATTTTACAACACCTTCGCTCATTGATGCTTTAGCACACGAAGTGTTAAAAGAGGGGAGATATTATATTTTGCCTCATTTTGATGGATGGCTTGGAAAATTTGGATTTTATTACTATTTTTTACGTACTGAGTTGCCAACCAATAACTCTTTTTTACTTTTTATAAGAAAAAAGAGTTGGTTGAAATTTCTTGCAAATAGTGTGGTGAGTGTAGTTGTGAAAACGGGGATGTCTTTAGGTTTGTGTAAAGTATTTAATGTGCTCTATATTAAAGATGAGCAAGGATTTAAAGGACGATTTTATGCATAA
- a CDS encoding dTDP-glucose 4,6-dehydratase translates to MKKTFLITGGAGFIGSNFLHYIFNAYPNSKIIVLDLLTYAGNVDNFPVKPNNNSGRFEFWYGNVTNSALVEELVERADIVVHFAAETHVTRSIYDNRNFFETDVIGTQTIANAVLKNKKSVERFIHISTSEVYGTAENCTFMDENHPLNPASPYAAAKVGADRLVYSYVNTYDIPATIVRPFNNYGPRQHLEKAIPRFITSLLLGEKLTVHGKGEASRDWIFVEDTCRGIDAILSAPIDKVKGEVFNLGTSRTISIRDVALSVTKLFGFGEEKIIYNEDRPGQVDCHLADISKAENVLGWRPKVTFEEGLKDTIVWYKNNRQMWEKQIWMREVPIMLKDGKRVIH, encoded by the coding sequence ATGAAAAAAACGTTTCTCATTACGGGTGGTGCGGGATTTATAGGTTCAAATTTTTTGCATTATATTTTCAATGCCTATCCTAATTCAAAGATAATTGTTTTAGATCTTTTGACTTATGCGGGAAATGTTGATAATTTTCCCGTCAAGCCCAATAATAATTCTGGGCGTTTTGAATTTTGGTATGGTAATGTAACCAATAGTGCTTTGGTGGAAGAGTTGGTTGAAAGAGCAGATATTGTGGTGCATTTTGCCGCAGAAACACATGTAACACGTTCTATTTATGACAATCGAAATTTTTTTGAGACCGATGTTATTGGAACGCAAACAATCGCCAATGCGGTACTTAAAAATAAAAAAAGCGTTGAGAGGTTTATTCATATCTCTACGTCAGAAGTGTATGGTACGGCTGAGAATTGTACGTTTATGGATGAAAATCACCCGCTAAATCCAGCATCTCCTTATGCCGCAGCCAAAGTAGGTGCGGACAGATTGGTTTATTCGTATGTAAATACTTATGATATTCCTGCAACCATTGTTCGTCCTTTTAATAATTATGGTCCCAGACAACATCTTGAAAAGGCGATTCCTCGTTTTATCACTTCTCTTCTTTTGGGTGAAAAACTAACCGTTCATGGAAAAGGGGAAGCCTCAAGAGATTGGATTTTTGTGGAAGATACATGCAGGGGTATTGATGCTATTTTATCTGCTCCAATTGATAAGGTTAAAGGTGAAGTTTTTAACTTAGGAACAAGTAGAACCATTTCGATTCGTGATGTAGCTTTAAGTGTTACTAAGCTTTTTGGTTTTGGGGAAGAAAAAATTATTTACAATGAAGACAGACCTGGTCAAGTGGATTGTCATTTGGCAGATATTTCAAAGGCAGAAAATGTACTCGGTTGGAGACCAAAGGTTACCTTTGAAGAAGGACTTAAAGATACGATAGTTTGGTATAAAAATAATAGACAAATGTGGGAAAAACAGATTTGGATGCGTGAAGTACCGATTATGCTTAAAGATGGTAAGAGAGTAATCCATTAA
- a CDS encoding radical SAM protein, giving the protein MQKIEHTNKHYGIRAEAVEFPMMIVLSFSYVCNALCPNCPYTNSSIRSDYKDAKYMSEEIFKKIADEAGKYGAWLRISGGGEPLMHPQFLELMAYAKLKGCKLGIINNGSLMSIDKARALFEMGVEMLEFSVDAATKEDYDIVRKGLDFDTLVNAVRTLYALRNEMNAPTKILASAINQQGIDVDSVEAFWSPYVDQFQKRKYLTWGINDPQNSADDTPYLPPEEKIPCPFIFERLNIDSRGQIMVCGYDIAANTNMGNIREKSIKEIWHSEGFEFYRQKHLDKKGDEIAMCKECPDWKYRSWHHNYWKLVENAEKVKNQALHVKGN; this is encoded by the coding sequence ATGCAAAAAATAGAACATACAAATAAACATTATGGCATCAGAGCTGAGGCAGTTGAATTTCCCATGATGATAGTATTATCGTTTAGTTATGTATGCAATGCGCTTTGTCCCAATTGTCCTTATACAAATTCTTCCATTAGAAGTGACTATAAAGATGCAAAATATATGAGTGAAGAAATTTTTAAAAAAATAGCGGATGAAGCGGGAAAATATGGAGCTTGGCTTCGCATTTCTGGTGGTGGAGAGCCTTTAATGCATCCGCAATTTTTAGAGTTAATGGCGTATGCTAAATTAAAAGGGTGTAAATTAGGCATTATTAATAATGGCTCATTGATGAGTATTGATAAGGCTAGGGCATTGTTTGAGATGGGTGTTGAGATGTTAGAGTTCTCTGTTGATGCTGCGACAAAAGAGGATTATGATATTGTACGAAAAGGGCTTGATTTTGACACATTAGTTAACGCTGTACGCACTCTTTATGCTTTAAGAAATGAGATGAACGCTCCCACTAAAATTTTAGCATCTGCTATCAATCAGCAAGGCATTGATGTGGATTCTGTGGAAGCATTTTGGAGTCCTTATGTAGATCAATTTCAAAAAAGAAAATACCTCACATGGGGAATCAATGACCCACAAAATTCAGCAGATGATACTCCTTATCTTCCTCCTGAAGAAAAAATCCCTTGCCCTTTTATTTTTGAGCGTTTAAATATCGATAGTCGTGGGCAGATTATGGTGTGTGGTTATGATATTGCTGCCAATACAAACATGGGCAATATTCGTGAAAAAAGTATCAAAGAGATATGGCATTCAGAGGGATTTGAGTTTTATAGACAAAAACATTTAGATAAAAAAGGCGATGAGATAGCGATGTGCAAAGAGTGTCCTGATTGGAAATACCGATCGTGGCATCATAATTACTGGAAGTTAGTTGAGAATGCAGAAAAAGTAAAGAACCAAGCTTTACATGTCAAAGGAAATTAA